A section of the Phacochoerus africanus isolate WHEZ1 chromosome 4, ROS_Pafr_v1, whole genome shotgun sequence genome encodes:
- the ARSI gene encoding arylsulfatase I isoform X2, which translates to MVGKWHLGFYRKECLPTRRGFDTFLGSLTGNVDYYTYDNCDGPGVCGFDLHEGESVAWGLSGQYSTLLYAQRVSRILAGHSPRRPLFLYVAFQAVHTPLQSPREYLYRYRGMGNVARRKYAAMVTCMDEAVRNITGALRRYGFYNNSVIIFSSDNGGQTFSGGSNWPLRGRKGTYWEGGVRGLGFVHSPLLKRTRRTSRALLHITDWYPTLVGLAGGTASAADGLDGYDVWPAISEGRASPRTEILHNIDPLYSHARHGSLEGGFGIWNTAVQAAIRVGEWKLLTGDPGYGDWIPPQTLAAFPGSWWDLERMASARQAVWLFNISADPYEREDLAGQRPDVVRALLARLVDYNRTAIPVRYPAENPRAHPDFNGGAWGPWASDEDEDEEEGAGRARSLSRGRRKKKCKICKLRSFFRKLNTRLMSQRI; encoded by the coding sequence ATGGTGGGCAAGTGGCACCTGGGCTTCTACCGGAAGGAGTGCCTGCCCACGCGCCGGGGCTTCGACACCTTCCTGGGCTCCCTCACCGGCAACGTGGACTACTACACCTACGACAACTGCGACGGCCCGGGGGTGTGTGGCTTCGACCTGCACGAGGGCGAGAGCGTGGCCTGGGGGCTCAGCGGCCAGTACTCCACCCTGCTCTATGCCCAGCGCGTCAGCCGCATCCTAGCCGGCCACAGCCCCCGGCGGCCGCTCTTCCTCTACGTGGCGTTCCAGGCCGTGCACACGCCCCTGCAGTCCCCGCGCGAGTACCTGTACCGCTACCGCGGCATGGGCAACGTGGCGCGGCGCAAGTACGCGGCCATGGTCACCTGCATGGACGAGGCCGTGCGCAACATCACGGGCGCCCTCCGGCGCTACGGCTTCTACAACAACAGCGTCATCATCTTCTCCAGTGACAACGGGGGCCAGACCTTCTCGGGGGGCAGCAACTGGCCGCTGCGAGGGCGCAAGGGCACCTACTGGGAAGGGGGCGTGCGGGGCCTGGGCTTCGTGCACAGCCCCCTGCTCAAGCGCACGCGACGGACCAGCCGCGCGCTGCTGCACATCACCGACTGGTACCCGACCCTGGTGGGCCTGGCAGGGGGCACTGCCTCGGCGGCCGACGGGCTGGACGGCTATGACGTGTGGCCCGCCATCAGCGAGGGCCGGGCCTCGCCGCGCACGGAGATCCTGCACAACATCGACCCCCTCTACAGCCACGCCCGGCACGGCTCCCTGGAGGGCGGCTTCGGCATCTGGAACACGGCCGTGCAGGCCGCCATCCGAGTGGGCGAGTGGAAGCTGCTGACGGGGGACCCCGGCTACGGGGACTGGATCCCGCCGCAGACGCTGGCCGCCTTCCCCGGCAGCTGGTGGGACCTGGAGCGGATGGCCAGCGCCCGCCAGGCCGTGTGGCTCTTCAACATCAGCGCCGACCCCTACGAACGGGAGGACCTCGCGGGCCAGCGGCCGGACGTGGTCCGGGCCCTGCTGGCCCGCCTGGTGGACTATAACCGCACTGCCATCCCCGTCCGCTACCCGGCTGAGAACCCCCGGGCCCATCCGGACTTTAACGGGGGCGCCTGGGGGCCCTGGGCCAGCGACGAGGACGAAGACGAAGAGGAGGGGGCCGGCAGGGCGCGGAGCCTCTCCCGGGGGCGCCGCAAGAAAAAATGCAAGATTTGCAAGCTGCGGTCCTTTTTTCGTAAACTCAACACCCGACTGATGTCCCAGCGGATctga